In a single window of the Jaculus jaculus isolate mJacJac1 chromosome 9, mJacJac1.mat.Y.cur, whole genome shotgun sequence genome:
- the Mrpl27 gene encoding 39S ribosomal protein L27, mitochondrial — protein MASAVLALSTRAAVTGLLCPTPATALAVRYASKKTGGSSKNLGGKSPGKRFGIKKMEGHYVHAGNILGTQRQFRWHPGAHVGLGKKKYLYALEEGTVRYTKEVYVPSPSNAEAVNLVCSLPKGAVLYKTFVHVVPAKPEGTFKLVAML, from the exons ATGGCGTCGGCGGTGCTCGCGCTGAGCACGCGGGCAGCAG TTACTGGCCTGTTGTGCCCCACACCAGCTACAGCTCTTGCTGTCAGATATGCATCCAAAAAGACAGGTGGCAGTTCCAAAAACCTTGGTGGAAAATCACCAGGCAAACGTTTTGGCATCAAGAAAATGGAAG GTCACTATGTTCATGCTGGCAACATCCTTGGGACTCAGCGCCAGTTCCGCTGGCACCCAGGTGCCCAT GTGGGATTGGGGAAGAAAAAGTACCTGTACGCGCTGGAAGAGGGGACTGTCCGCTACACTAAGGAGGTCTACGTGCCCAGCCCCAGCAACGCGGAGGCTGTCAACCTGGTCTGCAGTCTGCCCAAGGGTGCTGTGCTCTACAAGACTTTCGTCCATGTGGTTCCTGCCAAACCTGAGGGGACCTTCAAACTGGTAGCCATGCTCTGA